In the Micromonospora narathiwatensis genome, one interval contains:
- a CDS encoding MFS transporter — MTTMNPTPAALPAALAEPTVPVRRSWIALIFAANLGVWMAFFTPIQVLLPEQVARIAPGDKEAMLAVVTGLGALAAVLANPLAGALSDRTVLRLAGRHLGRRHVWTASGAVLGALALVLLARQDSIAGVALAWVAAQVCFNAMLASLTAALPDRVPVAQRGGVSGWVGIPQALGLVVGAVLVTAVVTGNAAGYAAVALAVLLLSLPFTLLTADDPLPREHRPALRLRGLLASLWISPRRHPDFAWAWFTRFLVQTGNALGTLYLLYFLADGVRVPDPQGALLVLILLYTLGMMLTAVVAGRLSDRSGRRKVFVIVSGLIMAVAALLLAAAPVWPMAVAAALLLGAGYGVYLAVDAALITQVLPAATNRAKDLGVINIANSAPQVLGPALSAPIVVHLGGYPTLYAATAVVTLLGSALVLKIRSVP; from the coding sequence ATGACCACGATGAACCCGACGCCGGCCGCGCTGCCGGCGGCGCTGGCCGAACCGACCGTGCCGGTGCGGCGGAGCTGGATCGCGCTGATCTTCGCGGCCAACCTCGGCGTCTGGATGGCCTTCTTCACCCCGATCCAGGTGCTGCTGCCCGAGCAGGTCGCGCGGATCGCGCCCGGCGACAAGGAGGCGATGCTCGCCGTCGTCACCGGCCTCGGCGCGCTCGCCGCGGTGCTGGCCAACCCGCTCGCCGGGGCGCTGTCCGACCGGACCGTGCTCCGGCTGGCGGGCCGGCACCTCGGCCGGCGACACGTGTGGACCGCCTCCGGCGCGGTGCTCGGCGCGCTCGCGCTGGTGCTGTTGGCCCGGCAGGACAGCATCGCCGGGGTGGCGCTCGCCTGGGTCGCCGCCCAGGTGTGCTTCAACGCGATGCTGGCCAGCCTCACCGCCGCCCTCCCGGACCGGGTGCCGGTCGCCCAGCGCGGCGGCGTCTCCGGCTGGGTGGGCATCCCGCAGGCGCTCGGCCTGGTGGTCGGGGCGGTGCTGGTCACCGCCGTGGTCACCGGCAACGCCGCCGGGTACGCCGCCGTCGCGCTCGCGGTGCTGCTGCTGTCGCTGCCGTTCACGCTGCTCACCGCGGACGACCCGCTGCCCCGGGAGCACCGGCCGGCGCTGCGGCTGCGCGGGCTGCTCGCCTCGCTGTGGATCAGCCCGCGCCGGCACCCCGACTTCGCCTGGGCCTGGTTCACCCGGTTCCTGGTCCAGACCGGCAACGCGCTCGGCACGCTCTACCTGCTGTACTTCCTCGCCGACGGGGTGCGCGTGCCCGACCCGCAGGGCGCGCTGCTGGTGCTGATCCTGCTCTACACGCTGGGCATGATGCTCACCGCCGTGGTGGCCGGACGGCTGTCGGACCGGTCCGGGCGGCGCAAGGTCTTCGTGATCGTCTCCGGGCTGATCATGGCGGTCGCGGCGCTGCTGCTCGCGGCGGCGCCGGTCTGGCCGATGGCGGTCGCCGCCGCGCTGCTGCTCGGCGCCGGGTACGGCGTCTACCTGGCGGTGGACGCGGCGCTGATCACCCAGGTGCTGCCGGCCGCCACCAACCGGGCCAAGGACCTCGGGGTGATCAACATCGCGAACTCCGCGCCACAGGTGCTCGGCCCGGCGCTCTCCGCCCCGATCGTGGTCCACCTGGGTGGCTACCCCACCCTGTACGCGGCCACCGCGGTCGTCACCCTGCTCGGCAGCGCCCTGGTGTTGAAGATCAGATCGGTACCCTGA